A genomic stretch from Bacteroidales bacterium includes:
- a CDS encoding tetratricopeptide repeat protein, whose translation MYINYLYRLFLLLGFLIIANTGISSNIDSLINSLEKISDKEKIEALFEIANKLRISFPDSSISYAEKAIKLSKKINYDENLAHTYALLGIIYKTSNKYFEALNCYKNAYDIWKLKENKTKLTHSHNNLGVIHNKIGNYSIALKHHLKALDLMLETKNYEGMAFTYTNLGNVYFNMNNHEKAKDYHLKALKMRQLADNKFLVAHSLNNVGLVYEKLGNNDSALYYYSKSLDIKKEQNMLRAIPFTLNNIGGIYKSKKNYTKALEFYKSAHNKAIKTNNKVILSKVLISLGEVYIKLNKNNTAISYLEQALFVSKEIKTKEQIRASLLLLSEIHSNIGNFEKALEYHRLYSEINNSIFNELESIRIAELLTKHKTNNLLKENEILKIKNELQHLEIIKQQYERKVLIVTGIFVFMIVLIIFYLYRSKLKVNKLLNNKNKIIFQQNQELKDNLDKLSENQQQLIKSNSTKDKLFSIIGHDLLGPVGNMQNLFEFLYNNYDNVDKQKIIQFLKMGVDSSTSTTYLLENLLYWSKSQKDEILFEPVLSNLYEIIENNIDILSGNAKRKSINISFSISKELNARFDINMINTVLRNLISNAIKFTNEDGKINISAIQSEEFIEISVADNGIGIKNEVKEKIFAEAQFFSSFGTNNEKGTGLGLLLCKDFVEKNGGKIWVENNKNKGSIFKFTLPV comes from the coding sequence ATGTATATTAATTATTTGTATCGTTTATTTTTATTATTAGGTTTTCTAATTATTGCCAACACAGGGATTTCCAGTAATATTGACAGTTTGATCAATAGTTTAGAAAAAATATCTGATAAAGAAAAAATTGAAGCTTTATTTGAAATTGCAAATAAATTAAGAATCTCTTTTCCCGATAGCTCTATTAGTTATGCAGAAAAAGCTATTAAACTTTCAAAAAAGATAAACTATGATGAAAACCTTGCTCACACTTATGCTTTATTGGGAATAATTTATAAAACTAGTAATAAATATTTTGAAGCCCTGAATTGTTATAAAAATGCATATGACATTTGGAAACTCAAGGAAAATAAAACAAAACTTACTCATTCACATAATAATCTTGGAGTAATACACAATAAAATTGGGAATTACAGTATAGCTCTTAAACATCATTTAAAAGCTTTAGATTTGATGTTAGAAACAAAAAATTATGAAGGCATGGCATTTACTTACACAAATTTAGGTAATGTTTATTTTAATATGAATAATCATGAAAAGGCTAAAGATTATCATTTGAAAGCCCTTAAAATGAGACAATTGGCAGATAATAAGTTTTTAGTAGCTCATTCCTTAAATAATGTTGGTTTGGTATATGAAAAACTGGGAAATAATGATAGTGCTTTATATTATTATTCTAAATCTTTAGATATAAAAAAAGAACAAAATATGTTAAGAGCTATTCCCTTTACCCTTAACAATATAGGAGGCATTTACAAATCGAAAAAAAACTATACAAAAGCACTGGAATTTTATAAATCGGCTCACAATAAGGCTATTAAGACAAATAATAAAGTTATTCTTTCAAAAGTCCTGATAAGCCTTGGTGAAGTTTATATAAAACTTAATAAAAATAATACTGCTATTTCTTATCTTGAACAAGCTTTATTTGTTTCAAAAGAAATAAAAACCAAAGAACAAATAAGAGCAAGTTTATTATTATTATCGGAAATTCATTCAAACATCGGTAATTTTGAAAAAGCTTTGGAATATCACAGGCTTTATTCAGAAATTAATAACAGTATTTTTAATGAACTGGAAAGTATAAGAATTGCTGAATTACTAACAAAACATAAAACAAATAATCTTTTAAAAGAAAACGAGATATTAAAAATTAAAAACGAGTTACAACATTTAGAAATTATTAAGCAACAATACGAAAGAAAAGTTTTAATAGTAACTGGAATTTTTGTTTTTATGATAGTTCTTATAATTTTTTATTTGTATAGGTCAAAATTGAAAGTAAATAAATTATTAAATAATAAAAATAAAATAATTTTTCAGCAAAATCAGGAACTTAAAGATAATTTAGATAAATTATCTGAAAATCAACAACAATTAATAAAGTCAAACTCAACTAAAGATAAATTGTTTTCTATAATAGGTCACGACTTGCTTGGACCTGTAGGAAACATGCAAAATCTGTTTGAATTTCTTTATAACAATTACGATAATGTTGATAAACAAAAGATTATACAATTCCTAAAAATGGGGGTTGATTCATCTACTTCAACTACATATCTTTTAGAGAATTTACTTTACTGGTCAAAATCACAAAAAGATGAAATATTATTTGAACCGGTTTTATCTAATCTTTATGAAATAATTGAAAATAATATTGATATTTTGTCAGGAAACGCTAAAAGAAAATCTATTAATATATCCTTTTCTATATCAAAAGAATTAAATGCAAGGTTTGATATAAACATGATAAATACGGTATTAAGAAATCTAATTTCAAATGCAATTAAATTTACAAATGAAGACGGAAAAATTAATATTTCAGCTATACAATCAGAAGAATTTATTGAGATTTCCGTAGCTGATAACGGAATAGGAATTAAAAATGAAGTTAAAGAAAAAATATTCGCAGAAGCACAGTTTTTTAGTTCATTTGGTACGAATAATGAAAAAGGTACAGGCTTAGGATTATTACTTTGTAAAGATTTTGTTGAAAAAAACGGTGGCAAAATATGGGTTGAAAATAATAAAAACAAAGGAAGTATTTTTAAATTTACTTTGCCTGTATGA